Proteins found in one Sporosarcina sp. FSL K6-3457 genomic segment:
- the mltG gene encoding endolytic transglycosylase MltG — translation MENGSKKDVMFERMREKKKEVKIVRRIVLVITLVVLIVGLIGGRSVYKYITGALQPIDPDSEEVIEVEIPIGSGLDTISAKLAEKGIIKDARIFKYYAKFNNESQFQAGTYDLTKAMTLDELIESLKTGRVYREPVFTMTVPEGLTLKQIATVIEKRTGIPEKEFLDYVNDEATISMLMGKYSTILTEDIQAENIKYPLEGYLFPATYPFYEEKPTVATVVDTMIQATATNVTPFFDFLQREEKSVHWLLTFASLLEEEATAQSDRETIASVFYNRLKIDMPLQTDPTVLYALGEHKDRVLYADLEVQDPYNTYVNKGLPPGPIAGAGKSSLEAVIDPSQTDYLYFLADKQGVNHFTDSYDQHLKNRDLYLSGD, via the coding sequence ATGGAGAACGGTTCGAAAAAGGATGTTATGTTCGAACGGATGCGTGAAAAGAAGAAAGAAGTGAAAATCGTTCGGCGAATTGTTCTTGTCATAACGCTAGTTGTTCTGATTGTTGGACTTATTGGTGGTCGTTCTGTCTATAAGTACATAACAGGTGCACTGCAACCGATCGATCCAGATTCCGAGGAAGTGATTGAAGTAGAAATTCCAATCGGTTCGGGTCTGGATACGATTTCGGCTAAATTAGCCGAAAAAGGAATTATTAAGGATGCACGCATCTTTAAGTATTATGCAAAATTCAATAATGAATCGCAATTTCAGGCAGGGACGTATGATTTGACAAAGGCCATGACGTTGGATGAGTTAATTGAAAGTCTGAAAACTGGAAGAGTGTACAGAGAGCCTGTATTCACCATGACGGTTCCGGAAGGGTTAACCCTCAAGCAAATTGCTACGGTTATTGAAAAACGCACAGGGATTCCTGAAAAAGAATTTCTGGATTATGTCAATGACGAAGCAACGATTAGTATGCTAATGGGTAAATATTCAACCATTTTGACAGAGGATATCCAAGCTGAAAATATCAAATATCCTTTAGAGGGGTATTTATTCCCAGCGACATATCCTTTTTATGAGGAAAAGCCTACTGTTGCGACGGTTGTTGACACGATGATTCAAGCAACCGCAACAAATGTCACGCCTTTCTTCGACTTTCTTCAAAGAGAAGAGAAATCAGTACACTGGCTGCTGACGTTCGCTTCCTTACTGGAGGAAGAGGCGACAGCACAGTCGGATAGAGAAACGATTGCAAGCGTATTTTACAATCGTCTGAAGATTGACATGCCATTACAAACGGATCCAACAGTCCTGTACGCACTAGGGGAGCATAAGGATCGAGTTCTCTATGCGGATTTGGAAGTGCAAGATCCCTATAATACGTATGTCAATAAAGGTTTACCACCTGGCCCAATTGCCGGAGCAGGAAAGTCGTCACTCGAAGCGGTTATCGATCCTTCGCAGACAGACTATCTTTATTTCTTAGCAGATAAGCAAGGTGTCAACCATTTCACCGATTCGTACGATCAACATTTGAAAAACCGGGACCTTTATTTATCCGGAGACTGA
- a CDS encoding DUF1292 domain-containing protein, translating into MEHGQETMTIVDENGIEHVCEVIFTFDSEEFGKSYVLYHVLGEEDTEDDEEVEIHASSFIPSEDNEDGELMPIEDDAEWEMIEEMLNTFLAEEDEDEE; encoded by the coding sequence ATGGAACACGGACAAGAGACAATGACGATTGTAGACGAGAATGGAATTGAGCATGTATGTGAGGTTATTTTTACATTCGATTCAGAGGAATTCGGTAAATCATATGTGCTGTATCATGTATTAGGTGAAGAGGATACAGAGGACGATGAAGAAGTCGAAATCCACGCATCTTCATTCATTCCTTCTGAAGACAATGAGGATGGCGAATTGATGCCAATCGAAGATGACGCAGAATGGGAAATGATCGAAGAAATGTTAAACACGTTCCTTGCAGAAGAGGACGAAGACGAAGAGTAA
- the ruvX gene encoding Holliday junction resolvase RuvX, with product MRTMGLDVGTKTVGVAISDALGWTAQGIETIKIDESAGQFGMERIQELVKEYDVTGFVVGYPKNMNNTVGPRGEASEMYAELLTDTFGFPAILWDERLTTMAAERVLIDADVSRKKRKTVIDKMAAIMILQGYLDSKN from the coding sequence TTGAGGACAATGGGATTGGATGTAGGGACCAAAACGGTCGGCGTTGCGATCAGTGATGCGCTTGGGTGGACAGCCCAGGGCATTGAAACGATAAAGATCGATGAAAGTGCCGGCCAGTTTGGCATGGAAAGAATCCAGGAGCTTGTAAAAGAATACGATGTGACTGGATTTGTAGTGGGCTACCCTAAAAATATGAATAATACAGTCGGACCGAGAGGCGAAGCATCTGAAATGTATGCGGAACTTTTAACAGATACATTCGGTTTCCCAGCTATATTATGGGATGAGCGATTGACGACGATGGCAGCAGAGCGTGTATTAATAGATGCAGATGTGAGTCGTAAAAAAAGAAAGACTGTCATTGATAAGATGGCAGCAATCATGATACTCCAAGGGTATCTTGATTCAAAAAATTGA
- a CDS encoding IreB family regulatory phosphoprotein: protein MDSYDKTMKFNFPEESMEQEVKQVMLHVHKALDDKGYNPINQIVGYLLSGDPAYIPRHEEARNLIRKLERDEILEELVKFYIRENGGKPD, encoded by the coding sequence ATGGATTCATACGATAAGACGATGAAATTCAACTTTCCCGAGGAGTCGATGGAGCAAGAAGTGAAGCAGGTCATGCTCCATGTGCACAAGGCGCTTGACGACAAGGGGTATAATCCAATCAACCAGATTGTCGGCTATCTTTTATCGGGCGATCCAGCGTATATACCACGTCATGAGGAAGCACGAAATTTAATTCGGAAATTGGAACGGGACGAGATTTTAGAAGAACTTGTCAAGTTTTATATCCGTGAAAACGGAGGAAAACCGGATTGA
- the alaS gene encoding alanine--tRNA ligase: protein MKNLTTSQIRTLFLEYFKEHGHSIEPSAPLVPIDDASLLWINSGVATLKKYFDGRVVPENPRIVNAQKSIRTNDIENVGKTARHHTFFEMLGNFSIGDYFKEQAILHAWEFLTDDKWIGFDPELLSITIHPEDEEAYAIWRDKVGIPEHRIIRLEGNFWDIGEGPSGPNSEIFYDRGPTYGDDFSDPELYPGGENERYLEIWNLVFSEFNHNPDNTYTPLPKKNIDTGMGLERMASVIQNVPTNFDIDIFQPIIQATEQVSGEKYGVNDEKDTAFKVIADHIRTVAFAIGDGALPSNEGRGYVLRRLLRRAVRFAKQLGIHKPFMYDLVPVVGEVMKDFYPEVDDKQAFIMKVIKNEEERFHETLNEGLAILTGVIDKAKSSGTAVIAGADAFRLYDTYGFPFELTEEFAEEANVTVDRAGFDAEMDNQRQRARAARQDVDSMHVQSGVLGDIYDASEFIGYDKLQCEATIVSLLQQGALIDRASEGDEIQFILNCTPFYAESGGQVADKGTISGDTFVADVKDVQKAPNGQNLHSAIIRSGELLAGATVQAEVNAEARKLTIRNHTATHLLHKALKEVLGEHVNQAGSYVGPDRLRFDFSHFGQVTKEELETIEQIVNEKIWQDIAVDIAQKPIAEAKEMGAMALFGEKYGDVVRVVSVGDYSLELCGGCHVESTSVIGLFKLVSEGGIGAGTRRIEALTGQQAYRAFKEEEATLVSAASLLKSNPKDLVTKIGTVLTDMKELQRDNESLAAKLGNSQLADVLAAAQQIGDVSVIATRVDVKDNNGLRQMMDEMKQKQSKAVIVLGAAVDGKVMLVAGVTDDLKSGNYHAGQIVNHVATQCDGKGGGRPDMAMAGAKDASKLDEALQSVYDYVKSI from the coding sequence ATGAAAAACCTAACAACGTCACAAATTCGTACGCTATTCCTAGAATACTTCAAAGAACACGGACACAGTATCGAACCATCCGCACCACTAGTTCCAATCGACGATGCGTCCCTTCTATGGATTAACAGCGGTGTCGCAACGCTAAAAAAATATTTTGATGGGCGTGTTGTACCAGAAAATCCGCGTATCGTTAATGCACAAAAATCTATCCGTACGAATGATATTGAAAACGTTGGGAAAACAGCGCGTCACCATACATTCTTTGAAATGCTTGGTAACTTCTCGATCGGAGATTACTTCAAAGAACAAGCTATCCTCCATGCGTGGGAATTTCTCACGGATGACAAATGGATTGGCTTTGATCCGGAGCTACTGTCTATTACGATTCACCCAGAAGACGAAGAGGCTTATGCGATTTGGCGTGATAAAGTAGGCATTCCAGAACACCGAATCATCCGACTAGAAGGGAACTTCTGGGATATCGGAGAAGGGCCAAGTGGTCCCAACTCTGAAATTTTCTATGACCGCGGACCAACATACGGCGATGATTTTTCTGACCCTGAATTGTATCCAGGCGGGGAAAATGAAAGATATCTTGAAATCTGGAACTTGGTATTCTCGGAATTCAACCATAATCCAGACAACACATACACTCCGTTACCGAAAAAGAATATTGATACAGGTATGGGACTTGAGCGCATGGCATCCGTCATTCAAAACGTTCCGACGAACTTCGATATCGATATTTTCCAGCCGATTATCCAGGCGACAGAACAAGTTTCTGGTGAGAAGTATGGTGTCAATGACGAGAAAGATACAGCTTTCAAAGTCATTGCAGACCATATTCGTACAGTGGCTTTTGCCATTGGAGATGGAGCATTACCATCCAATGAAGGACGTGGCTACGTGCTAAGAAGGTTGTTACGCAGAGCTGTACGTTTTGCAAAACAATTAGGTATCCACAAACCGTTCATGTATGATCTTGTCCCAGTTGTTGGGGAAGTTATGAAAGACTTCTATCCAGAAGTAGATGATAAGCAGGCTTTCATCATGAAAGTCATTAAAAATGAAGAAGAACGCTTCCACGAAACGTTGAATGAAGGATTGGCAATTTTGACAGGTGTCATCGACAAGGCGAAATCATCGGGTACAGCTGTTATTGCAGGAGCGGATGCATTCCGTTTGTACGACACATATGGCTTCCCGTTTGAACTAACGGAAGAATTCGCAGAAGAAGCGAATGTTACGGTCGATCGTGCTGGCTTCGATGCCGAAATGGATAATCAGCGTCAGCGTGCACGTGCAGCTCGTCAAGATGTCGATTCTATGCATGTTCAGTCGGGGGTACTCGGAGATATTTATGACGCTAGTGAATTTATCGGCTATGATAAGCTACAATGTGAAGCAACAATCGTTTCTTTATTGCAACAAGGTGCTTTGATAGATCGTGCATCAGAGGGTGATGAAATTCAGTTCATCTTAAATTGTACGCCGTTTTATGCGGAAAGTGGCGGACAAGTAGCAGACAAAGGAACGATTAGCGGCGATACATTCGTTGCGGACGTCAAGGATGTGCAAAAAGCACCAAATGGCCAAAACTTGCATTCAGCTATTATCCGTTCAGGTGAATTGCTAGCAGGTGCGACAGTCCAAGCAGAAGTGAATGCAGAAGCAAGGAAATTGACGATCCGAAATCATACTGCAACGCATCTCCTTCACAAAGCTTTAAAAGAAGTATTGGGTGAGCACGTCAATCAGGCAGGTTCCTATGTAGGTCCAGATCGCCTGCGTTTCGACTTTTCGCATTTCGGTCAAGTAACGAAAGAAGAATTGGAAACAATTGAACAGATTGTCAACGAGAAAATTTGGCAAGATATTGCAGTGGATATTGCGCAAAAACCAATCGCTGAAGCGAAAGAGATGGGCGCAATGGCGCTCTTTGGTGAAAAATACGGGGATGTTGTCCGCGTTGTGTCCGTCGGTGATTACTCGTTGGAACTTTGCGGAGGCTGTCATGTCGAATCAACGTCCGTCATCGGTTTATTCAAACTGGTATCAGAAGGTGGAATTGGGGCAGGTACACGCCGTATCGAAGCATTGACAGGGCAACAGGCCTACCGAGCATTCAAAGAAGAGGAAGCAACGCTTGTCAGTGCTGCAAGTCTGTTGAAATCAAATCCAAAAGACCTTGTCACGAAAATTGGTACTGTCTTAACGGACATGAAAGAGCTCCAGCGTGACAATGAATCACTTGCTGCTAAACTAGGGAACAGCCAGCTTGCAGACGTACTAGCGGCAGCGCAGCAAATCGGCGACGTATCAGTCATCGCTACGCGTGTTGACGTGAAGGATAATAATGGATTGCGTCAAATGATGGATGAAATGAAGCAGAAGCAATCGAAGGCTGTTATCGTCCTTGGTGCAGCTGTCGATGGGAAAGTAATGCTTGTTGCGGGTGTGACGGATGATTTGAAGTCAGGGAACTATCATGCAGGTCAAATCGTCAATCATGTTGCGACACAATGTGATGGTAAAGGCGGAGGCCGACCAGATATGGCGATGGCTGGAGCCAAAGACGCATCAAAACTTGATGAAGCATTACAATCCGTGTATGATTATGTAAAATCCATCTAA
- the recD2 gene encoding SF1B family DNA helicase RecD2, which produces MEGQIEATKVDEIFLIGRPVVTIFHNPDNLFTIVKLKVRDTNSGYEDKEIIVKGSFPQLTPDEDYKFTGRLVNHPTYGAQFDVQTFAKEMPATETGLIHYLSGDLFPGIGMKTAQTIVKKLGKDVIKKILDDPSVLDGVPRLSDDKKETLVSVLAQNMGLERTIIQLNEWGFGPQIAMRIYQTYREEAISQLTENPYRLIEEVEGVGFQRADEVGKNLGITGNHPARIKAAILHSMNQAVQSAGHVFLEAEAVLPEVKRLLEMSQPVDIPFDAISQAIIELVEEGKLAAEGRRLYIPSLYFSEIGIATKIERIMQNDTTDQFPVSEIRKAVGEVEERLGVNYAETQVAAIETALHSSAMILTGGPGTGKTTVIRGLVEVYAELHGLSLDPKEYAKKQEPFPIVLAAPTGRAAKRMSESTGLPAMTIHRLLGFNGLEKEEETEREVKGRLIIIDEMSMVDTWLAHQLLKALADDVQLLFVGDQDQLPPVGPGQVLRDMLESNKVPVVELTEIYRQSAGSTIIEMAHMIKRSEWSTDITQKTSDRSFIKAGADRILEVVEQVVKNAIAKGHHIKDIQVLAPMYKGPAGIDGLNKMIQEMVNPPGPQRKEVVFGEAIYRIGDKVLQLVNQPESNVFNGDMGEVISIIKAKETIDKKELLVVSYDGIEVTYERNDLNQITLAYCCSIHKSQGSEFPIVIMPVVRSQRKMLRRNLLYTGITRAKNFLILCGEPEEFRAGINRTDELERQTTLKERLNGDVVVPESEEAVEQQSEARPPEEDAQTPVYELTMATFIAIDPMIGMKGITPYDYLETSD; this is translated from the coding sequence ACCGGTTGTAACGATCTTCCATAACCCTGATAACCTTTTTACCATTGTCAAATTGAAGGTGCGTGACACGAACAGTGGCTATGAAGATAAGGAAATCATCGTCAAAGGGAGCTTTCCACAGCTAACACCTGATGAGGATTATAAATTTACGGGCAGGCTTGTCAACCATCCAACGTACGGTGCGCAGTTTGATGTGCAGACGTTTGCGAAAGAAATGCCAGCGACGGAAACGGGACTGATTCATTATTTGTCAGGTGATTTATTTCCCGGTATTGGGATGAAAACAGCTCAAACGATTGTCAAAAAACTTGGCAAAGACGTCATTAAGAAAATTTTAGATGACCCATCTGTTTTAGATGGCGTTCCGAGATTATCAGATGACAAAAAAGAGACACTAGTCTCTGTCCTCGCACAAAATATGGGCCTTGAGCGGACGATTATCCAGTTGAATGAATGGGGATTCGGTCCGCAAATCGCCATGCGTATTTATCAAACGTATCGAGAAGAAGCGATTTCACAGTTGACTGAAAATCCGTATCGGTTGATTGAAGAGGTGGAAGGTGTCGGCTTCCAGCGGGCGGACGAAGTGGGGAAGAATCTTGGCATCACGGGGAACCATCCTGCCAGGATAAAGGCCGCAATCCTCCATTCGATGAATCAAGCGGTGCAATCAGCGGGACATGTTTTCTTAGAAGCGGAAGCCGTTTTACCGGAGGTTAAACGTCTCCTTGAAATGAGTCAGCCTGTTGATATTCCTTTTGACGCTATTTCCCAGGCAATTATTGAACTTGTCGAGGAAGGAAAGCTAGCAGCAGAAGGGCGTAGGCTGTACATACCGTCTTTATATTTTTCTGAAATTGGTATTGCGACGAAGATTGAGCGCATAATGCAAAATGATACAACGGATCAGTTCCCTGTGTCTGAAATAAGAAAAGCGGTTGGGGAAGTAGAAGAACGGCTTGGTGTCAATTATGCGGAAACACAGGTAGCTGCGATTGAAACGGCACTTCATTCTTCCGCAATGATCTTAACAGGTGGTCCCGGAACAGGGAAAACGACTGTTATTCGTGGTCTCGTCGAGGTCTATGCCGAACTGCATGGCTTGTCACTTGATCCAAAGGAATACGCGAAAAAGCAAGAGCCGTTTCCGATTGTTTTAGCGGCACCCACAGGACGTGCGGCCAAACGAATGTCTGAATCGACGGGATTGCCAGCGATGACAATTCACCGTTTACTTGGATTTAATGGATTGGAAAAGGAAGAAGAGACGGAGCGGGAAGTGAAGGGGCGTTTAATTATTATCGATGAAATGTCGATGGTGGATACCTGGCTCGCTCATCAGCTACTGAAAGCACTGGCTGATGACGTGCAATTATTATTCGTAGGCGACCAAGATCAGTTACCGCCAGTCGGACCCGGTCAAGTGCTGAGGGATATGTTGGAGTCCAACAAAGTGCCCGTCGTTGAACTCACTGAAATTTATCGTCAAAGTGCGGGCTCGACGATTATTGAAATGGCTCATATGATCAAACGCTCCGAATGGTCCACAGATATTACGCAAAAAACATCCGATCGTTCATTTATTAAAGCAGGTGCTGACCGCATTCTCGAAGTTGTTGAGCAAGTTGTCAAAAATGCCATTGCCAAAGGGCATCACATCAAAGATATTCAAGTGCTTGCGCCAATGTATAAGGGGCCGGCTGGTATTGATGGCTTAAACAAAATGATTCAAGAAATGGTTAATCCACCGGGACCCCAGCGCAAGGAAGTCGTTTTTGGCGAAGCTATTTACCGTATTGGTGATAAAGTGCTCCAGCTTGTCAATCAACCCGAAAGTAATGTTTTCAATGGGGATATGGGGGAAGTCATCTCCATCATCAAAGCGAAAGAGACAATCGACAAAAAAGAATTACTCGTCGTTTCGTATGATGGCATTGAAGTGACGTATGAGCGTAATGATTTGAACCAAATTACATTGGCGTATTGTTGCTCCATTCATAAGTCGCAAGGGAGCGAATTTCCGATTGTCATTATGCCAGTCGTTCGGAGTCAACGTAAAATGTTGCGGCGTAATTTACTGTACACAGGGATTACCCGTGCGAAGAATTTCTTGATTTTATGCGGAGAGCCGGAGGAGTTTCGGGCGGGCATTAACCGAACGGATGAATTAGAGAGACAGACAACATTAAAAGAGCGCTTGAATGGCGACGTTGTTGTGCCTGAAAGTGAAGAAGCTGTTGAACAACAGTCTGAAGCAAGGCCGCCAGAAGAGGATGCACAAACGCCAGTTTATGAGCTGACAATGGCTACGTTTATCGCAATTGATCCGATGATTGGCATGAAAGGTATTACGCCCTACGACTATCTTGAAACTTCTGATTGA